A genomic window from Pecten maximus chromosome 4, xPecMax1.1, whole genome shotgun sequence includes:
- the LOC117325424 gene encoding palmitoyl-protein thioesterase 1-like — translation MANGTILSVFVCLAAVSGCLAVTPVVIWHGMGDSCCNPMSMGSIKKLIEKEIKGVYVNSLMIGDSIASDTTNGFFMNANDQIAMACDKIAKDPKLQNGYHSIGFSQGGQFLRAVAQRCPNPPMLNLVSVGGQHQGVFGFPKCPGENETLCDEVRKLLNVGAYVSFVQDNLVQAEYWQDPFNEDEYRKYSVFLADINQEKVKNATYKANLQKLKNFVMLKFTLDTMVQPRESEWFGFYTPGQDKEVVPLQNTPLYTEDWLGLKAMDATKRLHFLSYPGDHLQFSEEWFIANIVKPFPFTVGSIEKQKGQTAHQLSSK, via the exons ATGGCGAACGGAACGATTCTGTCGGTGTTTGTGTGTTTGGCAGCGGTGTCTGGTTGTTTAGCCGTGACACCGGTCGTCATATGGCATGGCATGG GTGACAGTTGCTGTAACCCAATGAGTATGGGAAGCATTAAAAAGCTGATAGAGAAGGAAATCAAGGGTGTTTATGTCAACAGTTTGATGATTGGTGACAGCATCGCCTcg gACACAACAAATGGCTTCTTCATGAATGCCAATGACCAGATTGCTATGGCATGTGACAAGATTGCTAAGGATCCTAAACTCCAGAATGGATACCATTCCATTGGATTTTCTCAAGGAGGACAGTTCCT GCGAGCTGTTGCCCAGAGATGCCCAAACCCACCCATGCTGAATCTGGTTTCTGTAGGAGGCCAGCACCAAG GTGTGTTTGGGTTTCCGAAGTGTCCTGGAGAAAATGAAACCTTGTGTGATGAAGTCAGAAAACTCCTCAACGTTGGTGCCTATGTGAG TTTTGTCCAGGACAA TTTGGTTCAGGCTGAATACTGGCAGGACCCCTTTAATGAGGATGAATACAGAAAGTACAGTGTGTTTCTGGCAGACATCAACCAGGAAAAG GTAAAGAATGCCACCTACAAGGCTAATCTGCAGAAGCTCAAGAACTTTGTGATGCTCAAGTTTACTCTTGACACCATGGTCCAGCCTAGGGAGAGTGAG tGGTTTGGATTTTACACACCTGGACAAGACAAGGAAGTTGTTCCCCTGCAAAATACTCCACTGTACACAGAG GACTGGCTTGGACTGAAGGCTATGGATGCTACAAAACGTCTCCACTTCCTAAGCTACCCTGGTGACCATCTCCAGTTCTCAGAAGAATGGTTCATTGCCAATATTGTCAAACCTTTTCCTTTCACAGTAGGCAGCATTGAAAAACAGAAGGGGCAAACAGCCCATCAGTTGTCCTCAAAATAA